A part of Capsicum annuum cultivar UCD-10X-F1 chromosome 6, UCD10Xv1.1, whole genome shotgun sequence genomic DNA contains:
- the LOC107874991 gene encoding uncharacterized protein At1g08160-like, translating into MPAPTANTTTRRLTPVKCIALILLTIIVIVGITILIIWLSVKPRRPIYTIENASLHNYNMTKNDHLYGNFNFTLKAYNPNSRVSIYYDSIEVKLYYNSEQIAFNNAQPFFQPRRNVTYLDLYLSAKDVVLYGDVARNLKTERTTGAVDVEIKVRAKIKFKVGIWKLRHRKLKLSCSPRVPVSSTKSSQTCPCGVDL; encoded by the coding sequence ATGCCCGCTCCCACTGCTAACACCACCACACGGCGATTAACCCCAGTCAAATGCATAGCCCTCATACTCTTAACCATTATTGTAATTGTGGGGATAACAATACTGATCATTTGGCTATCAGTGAAACCACGCCGACCCATTTACACAATTGAAAATGCTTCACTTCACAACTACAACATGACCAAAAACGACCATTTGTATGGGAACTTCAACTTCACGTTAAAAGCGTACAATCCTAATAGCAGGGTTTCCATATATTACGACAGCATTGAAGTGAAGCTTTACTACAACTCTGAACAGATTGCATTTAACAATGCACAACCATTTTTTCAGCCTCGTCGTAACGTGACTTATTTGGACCTTTACCTTTCGGCAAAAGACGTAGTGCTATACGGCGACGTGGCTCGTAATTTGAAGACGGAGAGGACGACAGGAGCCGTGGATGTGGAGATTAAAGTTAGAGCTAAGATAAAGTTTAAAGTGGGAATTTGGAAATTAAGACATAGGAAGCTAAAGCTATCATGTAGCCCTAGGGTGCCTGTTTCTTCAACCAAGAGTTCCCAGACCTGCCCTTGTGGCGTGGATCTCTAA